CGCCGCGCTGCACAGATCGGGCGCAATCGGATAGGCGCTCATTCAGAGCTCAGGAAAGCGCGCGCAGATCCGTCCGCAGCCGATCTGGGGCGGACCCAGCCAACAGACACTCGATCTCTGCGTGGGTTCGCCGCCACGCTGGAACGGCGTCACACAGCAGAGCCCGGCCGGCCGGCGTCAACGTCAGGCGGCGCGTGCGTTTGTCGGCGTTGTCGGCCGCCACCGTCACAAAGCCCCGGCGTTCGAGCGGTTTCAGATTCGCGGTCAAGGTCGTGCGGTCCATTGCCAGCAAGCTCGCCACATCGCCGATGCTCGCTGCTTCCGGGCGGTTGAGCGACATCAGCAGCGAGAATTGGCCGCTGGTCAGCCCCAGCGGTCGCAGCGCCGCATCGAAGCGTCGCGCCACCGCCCGCGCCGCCCGCTGCAAGTGCAGGCACAGACAGGTATCGCGCACCTCTAGGGTGATCTCGAAAGGCAGATCATCGCACTTTGACATCACCTACAAATGTTGATATCAACGTGACGCTTCAAGACCAAGGATTGTCATGGCGACAGTGTCATTCACCTCGGCGTTGCAACGGTTTCTGCCCGCACCTCCGGCGGAAGCGGAAGGCGGGACGGTCGGCGCCGCGCTCGCCGCGGTGTTTGCCTCTCGCCCGGCGCTGCGCGGCTATGTGCTCGACGATCAAGGCGCCCTGCGGCGGCACGTCGCCGTCTATGTCAACGGCCAGCCGGTGCACGACCGCATCCGACTGACCGACCCGGTCGGCACTCATGACGAGATTTACGTTTTTCAAGCGTTATCAGGTGGCTAACGGAGGGGAAGAATGGCGAATCGGCTGCATGTCGGGACCCGCAAAGGTCTCTTCGAGCTAGCGCGCGACAACGGTGTCTGGGAAATTGTCGATACGCAGTTCCTCGGTGATCCGGTCTCCGCGGTGCTGGCGGACGCCGACGGCTCGATCTGGGCCGCACTCGATCTCGGCCATTTCGGCGCCAAGCTGTGGCGCCGCGACTGCGACGGCGCGTGGCGCGAGCTGGCGGTCCCGGTTTTTCCGCCGAAACCGGACGACGCCGAAGAAGATCCGCATCCCTGGTCGCTCGGCAAGATCTGGGTGTTGGAGCCGGGCGGGGCAGCCGGACGCCTGTGGGCGGGCACAATGCCGGGCGGACTCTTCCGCTCCGACGACGGCGGCGCGTCCTGGTCGCTGAACGAGACGTTGTGGCACATGCCGGAGCGCCGGCAGTGGGCGGGCGTTGCCGGCGGCGAGCAGCCCGGGATCAACTCGGTGCTGATCGATCCGCGCAACCCGTCCGACATCCGCATCGGCGTATCGACCGCGGGCGTATGGGCCAGCACCGACGCTGGGGGCTCGTGGCGCCTGATCAACCGGGGCATGCATGCCGAGTACATGCCGCCGGAGCAGCGCGACAATCCGATCGTCCAGGACGTCCACCGGCTGGCGCGCTGCGCCGCGCATCCCGAGATCGTGTGGTGCCAGCACCACAACGGGGTCTTCCGCTCTGAAGACGCCGGAGCGACATGGCGCGAGGTGACGGCAATCCGCCCGTCGAAGTTCGGCTTTGCCGTCGCCGCGCACCCTACCGACTCGGACATCGCCTGGTTCATCCCCGCGATCAAGGACGAGCGGCGCGTGC
This window of the Polyangia bacterium genome carries:
- a CDS encoding MarR family transcriptional regulator, coding for MSKCDDLPFEITLEVRDTCLCLHLQRAARAVARRFDAALRPLGLTSGQFSLLMSLNRPEAASIGDVASLLAMDRTTLTANLKPLERRGFVTVAADNADKRTRRLTLTPAGRALLCDAVPAWRRTHAEIECLLAGSAPDRLRTDLRALS
- a CDS encoding exo-alpha-sialidase; this encodes MANRLHVGTRKGLFELARDNGVWEIVDTQFLGDPVSAVLADADGSIWAALDLGHFGAKLWRRDCDGAWRELAVPVFPPKPDDAEEDPHPWSLGKIWVLEPGGAAGRLWAGTMPGGLFRSDDGGASWSLNETLWHMPERRQWAGVAGGEQPGINSVLIDPRNPSDIRIGVSTAGVWASTDAGGSWRLINRGMHAEYMPPEQRDNPIVQDVHRLARCAAHPEIVWCQHHNGVFRSEDAGATWREVTAIRPSKFGFAVAAHPTDSDIAWFIPAIKDERRVPVDGKVVVARTRDGGRSFEVLQQGLPQHHAYDLVWRHGLAVDESGERLAFGSTSGGLWISEDGGDSWTMPQVRLPPVAVVRFA
- a CDS encoding MoaD/ThiS family protein gives rise to the protein MATVSFTSALQRFLPAPPAEAEGGTVGAALAAVFASRPALRGYVLDDQGALRRHVAVYVNGQPVHDRIRLTDPVGTHDEIYVFQALSGG